Proteins from one Anopheles nili chromosome 2, idAnoNiliSN_F5_01, whole genome shotgun sequence genomic window:
- the LOC128731722 gene encoding exportin-2, which yields MEINENNFERLANYLQQTLNPDPEVRRPAERFIESIEVSQNYPLLCLHLIDRPQVDMTIRVAAAIAFKNFVKRNWGFHLENDGPNKVSESDRTGIKNLIVPMMLKSPAAIQKQLSDAVSIIGKYDFPTKWPELIDEMIEKFATGDFHVINGVLQTAHSLFKRYRYEFKSQELWEEIKYVLDKLAKPLTDLLQATLGLAEAHANNEEALKIIYNSLVLVCKVFYSLNSQDLPEFFEDNMDTWMKAFHGLLTIDVPCLKTSDDEDAGVLEHLRSQICENLCMYALKYDEEFGPYMPQFVTAVWELLVNTAIQMKYDSLVSNALKFLSTVADRSHYRHLFEDPNVLASICEKVIIPNMDFRVSDEELFEDNPEEYIRRDIEGSDVETRRRAACDLVKTLSQNFEAKIIEIFGQYLQVLLAKYAENPVNNWKTKDTAIYLVTSMASKGQTQQLGVTQTSELVPLPQFTQQQIIPELERADLNQMPVLKADALKFIMTFRTILGPQIIVATMPLVAKHLGAASVVVHTYAACTIDKILTMRGPDKKAIVTKEMLSPLSAELIAGLFAAITVQGSNENEYIMKCIMRVLNTLQEASLPFMIVVLPRLTDILSTVAKNPSKPHFNHYLFETLSLSVKLVCKADPNAVSSFEEALFPVFQGILQQDVLEFMPYVFQMLSLFLEIREGKSSIPDTYLALFPCLLTPALWERPGNVTPLIRLLCAFVRQASAQIAADDKLNGVLGVFQKMIASKNNDHEGFYLMQNLLLHYPAEELGRSMRQIFSLLFQRLSSSKTTKFVRSFIVFLCLYASRVGPQALMQMIESIQTQMFGMVLERVLIPDINKVSGELEQKIVSVGITKLLCECPEMLVEPYVNCWPQLLQTVVQIFEMPPDESAIDGDNFIEIEDVSGYQAAYSQLNFAQSKPTDPLPDVGNVRQFLVQNLGKLAQANAGKVGKLIAALPAAHQEALQKYCAQSGIQIA from the exons ATGGAGATCAACGAGAATAATTTTGAGCGCCTAGCCAACTATCTGCAGCAGACGCTCAATCCGGATCCGGAAGTACGACGGCCAG CTGAACGCTTCATTGAAAGCATCGAAGTCAGTCAGAACTATCCTCTGCTATGTTTGCATCTGATCGATCGACCGCAGGTCGACATGACAATACGGGTGGCGGCGGCGATCGCGTTCAAAAACTTTGTTAAACGTAACTGGGGGTTCCATCTGGAAAATGATGGACCGAACAAGGTGAGCGAATCGGACCGAACAGGCATCAAGAATTTAATAGTTCCGATGATGCTAAAATCCCCGGCTGCCATACAAAAACAGCTGAGCGACGCGGTTAGCATCATTGGAAAGtacgattttcccaccaaatgGCCTGAGCTGATTGACGAGATGATTGAAAAGTTTGCGACGGGAGATTTTCACGTCATCAATGGCGTGTTGCAAACCGCTCACTCATTATTCAAGCGCTACCGGTACGAATTCAAATCGCAAGAGCTTTGGGAGGAGATCAAATATGTGCTCGATAAGTTAGCGAAGCCGTTGACGGATTTACTGCAGGCGACGCTCGGGTTGGCTGAAGCTCATGCAAACAACGAGGAAGCTCTTAAGATCATTTACAACTCGCTGGTGCTCGTGTGCAAAGTGTTTTACTCGCTCAACTCGCAGGACTTGCCCGAGTTCTTCGAGGATAATATGGATACGTGGATGAAGGCATTCCACGGTTTGCTGACAATTGACGTTCCCTGTTTGAAGACGTCAGATGATGAGGATGCGGGCGTCCTCGAGCATCTACGGTCGCAAATTTGCGAGAATCTCTGCATGTATGCGCTCAAGTACGACGAAGAGTTTGGTCCCTACATGCCGCAGTTTGTGACGGCCGTCTGGGAGCTGCTGGTAAACACTGCCATCCAGATGAAGTATGATTCGCTCGTCTCGAACGCGTTAAAGTTTCTCAGCACCGTAGCAGACCGATCCCACTACCGGCACTTATTCGAGGATCCCAACGTGCTTGCGAGTATCTGTGAAAAGGTCATCATTCCCAACATGGATTTCCGAGTCTCGGATGAGGAGCTGTTCGAAGATAACCCTGAGGAGTACATACGTCGGGACATTGAAGGCTCGGATGTAGAGACGCGACGCCGTGCGGCCTGTGATTTGGTTAAAACGTTATCGCAAAATTTTGAGGCGAAAATCATCGAAATCTTTGGTCAGTACCTGCAAGTGCTGCTAGCAAAGTACGCCGAAAACCCAGTCAACAACTGGAAGACAAAAGACACGGCAATATATCTCGTAACGTCAATGGCGTCCAAAGGACAGACGCAGCAACTCGGTGTCACGCAGACATCGGAGCTTGTTCCGTTACCACAGTTTACTCAACAGCAAATCATACCTGAGTTGGAGCGAGCCGACCTTAACCAGATGCCGGTGCTAAAGGCGGACGCCCTCAAGTTTATCATGACTTTCCGCACTATTCTCGGACCGCAGATCATCGTAGCGACAATGCCACTGGTGGCCAAGCACCTCGGAGCGGCAAGCGTAGTTGTGCACACATACGCGGCTTGCACAATCGACAAGATCCTTACGATGCGCGGCCCGGACAAGAAGGCGATCGTGACGAAGGAGATGTTGTCGCCGTTAAGCGCCGAGCTTATTGCGGGATTATTTGCCGCAATTACAGTGCAAGGCTCGAACGAGAACGAGTACATCATGAAGTGCATAATGCGTGTGTTAAACACGTTGCAGGAGGCATCGTTGCCGTTCATGATAGTCGTGCTTCCACGGTTGACCGATATTCTTTCTACTGTTGCAAAGAACCCATCGAAACCACACTTTAACCACTATCTGTttgaaacgctttcgctttccgtcAA GCTCGTTTGCAAAGCCGATCCGAACGCTGTCAGTTCGTTTGAAGAAGCGTTATTTCCCGTTTTCCAAGGCATTCTGCAGCAGGACGTATTGG AATTTATGCCCTACGTATTTCAGATGTTGTCACTGTTTCTAGAAATCCGTGAAGGCAAGAGCTCCATTCCGGATACCTACCTCGCTTTGTTCCCGTGTTTGCTCACGCCGGCCCTTTGGGAGCGTCCGGGAAATGTGACCCCTTTGATCCGCCTGCTGTGCGCATTCGTGCGTCAAGCATCGGCACAAATCGCGGCCGACGATAAGCTGAACGGTGTACTTGGCGTTTTTCAGAAAATGATTGCCTCCAAGAACAATGATCATGAAGGGTTCTACTTGATGCAGAATTTGCTTCTTCACTACCCAGC CGAGGAGCTCGGCCGAAGCATGCGTCAAATCTTCTCACTTCTCTTCCAACGGCTAAGTTCCTCGAAAACGACTAAGTTTGTTCGAAGCTTTATCGTTTTCCTCTGCCTGTATGCGTCGCGCGTCGGTCCGCAAGCGCTAATGCAAATGATTGAAAGCATTCAAACGCA AATGTTTGGCATGGTACTCGAGCGCGTGTTAATCCCGGATATCAATAAAGTTTCTGGAGAACTGGAGCAAAAGATCGTATCCGTCGGCATCACGAAGTTGCTGTGCGAGTGCCCGGAAATGCTTGTTGAGCCGTACGTGAACTGTTGGCCGCAGCTGTTGCAGACGGTGGTACAAATTTTCGAAATGCCCCCTGACGAGTCAGCCATCGATGGTGATAACTTTATTGAAATCGAAGACGTGTCCGGCTACCAGGCTGCATATTCCCAGTTAAACTTTGCGCAATCGAAACCAACCGATCCGTTGCCGGATGTGGGCAATGTGCGCCAGTTTTTGGTGCAAAATCTTGGTAAGCTGGCGCAGGCAAATGCGGGTAAGGTGGGTAAACTTATTGCAGCATTACCGGCCGCTCATCAGGAAGCGCTACAAAAATATTGCGCTCAGAGCGGAATCCAGATTGCTTAG
- the LOC128731142 gene encoding m7GpppX diphosphatase, translating into MLKTSPATSDLSTSTDNKCDVDDSQSQRQREGQPPPPTEQSTGEEICYDLAHFRTVRVLSNNSTHKSATLLGQFTNLSAEKFAIVVLEKRAFTEAEITTAPPSSDTPTQREIGGSESENEHTEKNDPAGSGRTFFTSSSQLCKEFVNDVYGNFLCTVDPTLNRLKVSIIYPASEKHVVKYTTQQRYMIEETSDLYNTITLPHLQQEQLGLEWLYNILEHRKEKERIVFEDPCNENGFILLPDLKWDGKTIEQLYLLALVRRRDIRSIRDLTAAHLPLLRNVQSRGIAAIKERYGIGASELRIYLHYQPTFYHLHMHFTYLRHDPPGTGCEKSHLLSTVINNIELREDYYQRATLSFVLKESDKLYAKFLAAETDEPAAKRSKTEHGHDSSH; encoded by the exons ATGCTGAAAACAAGTCCCGCAACCAGCGATTTAAGTACTTCCACCGACAACAAATGTGATGTCGATGATTCACAATCTCAACGTCAACGCGAAGGTCAACCCCCGCCGCCAACCGAACAAAGCACGGGTGAGGAAATATGTTACGATCTAGCTCATTTTCGAACCGTGCGCGTGTTGAGCAATAATAGTACGCACAAGAGTGCCACTCTGTTGGGCCAATTTACCAATCTTTCGGCGGAAAAGTTCGCCATCGTCGTGCTCGAGAAAAGGGCCTTCACGGAGGCCGAGATTACGACAGCGCCTCCATCATCTGATACGCCAACGCAGCGCGAAATAGGTggcagtgaaagtgaaaacgagCACACCGAGAAAAACGATCCAGCTGGCAGTGGGCGAACGTTTTTCACTTCGTCGTCTCAGTTGTGCAAGGAGTTTGTGAATGACGTCTATGGAAACTTTCTGTGTACCGTTGATCCTACGCTTAACC gtTTGAAGGTTTCCATCATTTATCCCGCTTCCGAAAAGCATGTCGTAAAGTATACCACCCAGCAACGGTACATGATTGAAGAAACGAGCGATCTATACAATACGATAACTTTACCCCATCTGCAGCAGGAGCAACTTGGCCTGGAG TGGCTTTACAACATACTAGAACACCGAAAGGAGAAAGAACGTATCGTGTTCGAAGATCCTTGCAACGAGAACGGGTTCATTCTTCTTCCGGATCTGAAATGGGATGGTAAAACGATCGAACAGCTGTACCTGTTGGCCCTGGTGCGCCGTCGAGATATTCGCTCTATCCGCGATCTAACTGCGGCCCATCTGCCGCTACTGCGAAACGTCCAATCGCGCGGAATAGCAGCCATAAAGGAACGCTACGGTATCGGTGCGTCCGAATTGCGAATATACTTGCACTATCAGCCCACGTTTTACCATCTGCACATGCACTTTACCTACCTGCGGCACGATCCGCCTGGAACGGGGTGCGAAAAGTCCCACCTACTCTCGACGGTGATTAACAACATTGAGCTCCGGGAGGATTACTACCAGCGGGCGACCCTTTCGTTTGTGCTAAAAGAATCGGACAAACTCTACGCCAAGTTCCTTGCTGCCGAAACGGACGAACCGGCGgcaaagcgaagcaaaacggAACACGGCCACGATTCATCTCATTAA
- the LOC128731141 gene encoding uncharacterized protein LOC128731141, with translation MIPPTGKIDRLLVELRPRLQCANFFISFPRKFADIESTTIELATDRITIVMKGERERYEISTGDFFQLHTQTLSSLVIKNRYLCFRVNTNEGVFEAERLSTQVSQEGTQADEPLKLMCNIEAHKPYRLLCSNCSGPLVQETDSRSPDVAFKRVLELPSEHLDTDDWFCHRHDHENEATNGGVVQSSPSSKLEPQPADLFYGSFYALLHRSILHRVHIRNERFVHCKRCLQFLGTTRKNQPSVKLWYENIRFQQGGDPERVPIALFRTDDPLELFRLLVRRTVREFNFITHLGLPPTIKLMFELRRPGQEGDVFYLLMQIMDCQLSVFRANQKLPDSGSCESCSDDVDDDHRRRKECDEGQRLNLPPHEKDDDRTLAYGENDDEEDDDVFIDCPYRRHNIKLERYRTMKLMYRYEKYEEQPLFTFWREDSNVVNLELSEPMFSAAIRYLDANSSYVPECYRINLGFSMSYLDIS, from the coding sequence ATGATTCCGCCCACGGGTAAAATCGACCGATTATTGGTCGAATTGCGACCACGCTTGCAGTGTGcaaactttttcatttcttttcctcgcAAATTTGCTGACATCGAATCGACGACCATCGAGCTGGCGACCGATCGGATAACGATCGTGATGAAGGGCGAACGGGAGCGGTACGAGATAAGTACGGGCGATTTTTTTCAACTCCACACACAAACGCTTAGCTCGCTTGTTATAAAAAATCGCTACCTTTGCTTCCGGGTTAACACAAATGAAGGCGTTTTCGAAGCGGAACGGTTGTCCACCCAGGTCTCGCAGGAAGGCACACAGGCTGATGAACCGTTGAAGTTAATGTGCAATATCGAAGCCCATAAACCGTATCGTCTGTTGTGCAGCAACTGTAGTGGGCCTTTAGTGCAAGAAACGGACAGTAGGAGTCCTGATGTCGCGTTTAAACGTGTTCTGGAGCTGCCCTCGGAACATCTAGATACCGACGATTGGTTCTGTCATCGACACGATCAcgaaaacgaagcaacaaaTGGTGGCGTTGTACAAAGCTCACCCTCCTCCAAACTGGAACCACAACCTGCCGATCTTTTCTATGGATCATTCTACGCTTTGTTGCACCGATCGATCCTGCACCGCGTACACATCCGGAACGAACGGTTTGTGCACTGCAAGCGCTGTTTGCAGTTCCTCGGAACGACGCGTAAAAATCAACCATCCGTAAAGCTTTGGTACGAAAACATTCGGTTCCAGCAAGGCGGAGATCCGGAGCGTGTACCGATTGCCCTTTTCCGTACGGACGATCCGCTGGAACTGTTTCGCCTTCTCGTCCGCCGAACGGTGCGGGAGTTTAACTTCATTACGCATTTAGGATTGCCGCCGACGATCAAGTTGATGTTTGAGTTGCGTCGTCCGGGACAGGAAGGAGACGTGTTTTATCTGCTGATGCAAATCATGGATTGTCAGCTAAGCGTGTTTCGAGCGAATCAAAAGCTGCCCGATTCGGGATCGTGCGAGTCCTGCTCGGATGATGTGGATGATGATCATCGCCGCCGGAAGGAGTGTGACGAAGGCCAAAGGTTGAATCTGCCACCCCACGAAAAGGATGATGATCGGACACTAGCGTACGGTGAAAATGACGACGAAGAGGATGATGATGTGTTCATCGATTGCCCGTACCGTAGGCATAACATCAAGCTGGAACGGTACCGCACGATGAAGCTAATGTATCGGTACGAAAAGTACGAGGAGCAGCCACTGTTTACTTTCTGGCGTGAGGACAGCAACGTGGTCAACCTGGAGCTATCGGAGCCAATGTTTAGCGCAGCGATACGGTACCTCGATGCCAATTCTAGTTACGTTCCGGAGTGTTACCGCATCAATCTCGGGTTTAGCATGAGCTACTTGGATATTTCGTAA
- the LOC128730696 gene encoding probable very-long-chain enoyl-CoA reductase art-1 — MEVEILDAKSSKSLGKCRVSGDTTLQALKTEVQRLKPTLTVHRQSLRLEPRGKPPKESETLQSLNVTSGGKIYVRDLGPQISWKGVFLAEYAGPIFVYMLFYQRPSFIYANADNPMTLTANIAAACWVAHYAKRLLETLFVHRFSHATMPLRNLFKNCSYYWAFAGYVAYHVNHPLFTEPCQALVYAGLATFVVSELGNFSIHILLRNLRPAGSNVRKIPVPDANPLTQLFNFVSCPNYTYEFFSWVGFTLMTSCIPAGLFAAAGMYQMTVWALGKHRNYKKEFKDYPRSRKAILPFVL; from the exons ATGGAG GTGGAAATTTTGGATGCCAAAAGCTCAAAATCGCTTGGAAAATGCCGTGTCTCCGGCGACACTACGCTGCAGGCGCTCAAAACTGAGGTGCAAAGGTTAAAACCCACCCTGACCGTGCACCGCCAGTCGCTCCGGTTGGAACCGCGCGGAAAACCtccgaaggaaagcgaaacccTCCAATCGCTCAACGTAACCTCCGGTGGTAAAATATACGTGCGAGATCTCGGCCCCCAAATCAGCTGGAAAGGCGTGTTTCTGGCGGAATACGCTGGGCCGATCTTTGTGTACATGCTCTTCTACCAGCGGCCATCATTTATCTACGCAAATGCGGACAATCCGATGACTCTCACCGCTAA CATTGCCGCAGCCTGCTGGGTTGCACACTATGCCAAGCGTCTGCTGGAAACGTTGTTCGTTCACCGGTTCTCCCATGCTACTATGCCGCTGAgaaatttgttcaaaaactGCTCCTACTACTGGGCTTTTGCCGGCTACGTGGCCTATCACGTCAACCATCCACTATTTACGGAACCTTGCCAGGCTCTCGTATATGCCGGGCTGGCCACATTTGTG GTCAGCGAGCTAGGTAACTTCTCCATCCACATCTTGCTGCGAAACTTACGGCCAGCGGGTTCGAACGTGCGAAAAATTCCAGTTCCGGATGCGAATCCGCTCACGCAGCTTTTTAA CTTCGTCTCGTGCCCAAACTACACGTATGAGTTCTTCTCGTGGGTTGGCTTTACGCTGATGACGTCCTGTATTCCGGCCGGTTTGTTCGCAGCCGCCGGCATGTATCAGATGACCGTGTGGGCCCTCGGCAAACACCGCAACTACAAGAAAGAGTTTAAAGACTACCCCCGGAGCCGTAAGGCCATTCTTCCTTTCGTGCTGTAA
- the LOC128731496 gene encoding anillin, producing MDPFTQNILERAEKRAAALGITNTSKFPLSEFNYETDKQSTGASPKKKVVAKKHSAPKPPTAATSVVSTRTATDGERTTTVDIGGQDNCDVALEINITTSANLQVDLGVKELENDGSVKKQWEHNIVRAIETAVAAEGEKENNAETRCIIRDQSRNQLQRLGTLYSDTQDLSSPVHRTEGRFHEDVKQSNKPKPKLAKLAMLADSINNWEDDTSHPDITHHRETIVPGREKKSPNRLQSPKRTGGDAYAGTGATPKKYPAPNPPKSILSPHKPAVSAEALGATGKPQQTKSLKWDQKVMDTLESQGFQRRESTAPKLVYDYKDERDGKKPDNFRAPTASSANTMSRERSSTQMDKAAESKKPTIVQEQKKNPGAGIAAPKQGGLVSGRAAMFEKPSGRRQSILKPGQKDPAEMSLKERMAIFEKNKGAALVPKAAFGISPSIRQITGNKDGGKSSSSPSSCAAIQGAGFGSITQQAKLVAPASPQSKPKSELGKPAPKIETKATGSAIRNTVEALMSDTSTISQSEIAEEIRRMRQQEMEMLLNRFTKPSDMSSDTVSHESQPIPSAPPMPPEGYLTASGKKKKSTENNDNHPGLPTKRRSDGTNDSPGVIAALDDVKRIRVSATNKDGRMYPALSDIETTGTESGDEAAPGDDYTTATMSGSESSERPYRTCYGNIGDDAHAEMVDEEEDDYDDDEYEQHEVDEDDDSFMYSDDEANIANVSLGREILQAVQLNDRRSSRGKRQSQNWNVSCPNEQNPPASKTVSFGPEHSNGSGGSDQLEDSDLVDACLEEAFVDEEEEDSEAFDTPRKSSVSSNSFSYQKHSGHGGDRCATIDEESTTKVTNCGANKRKSATPRRSKGGAVDYSSPVRSELQVKPTDDDNMVTLVHTVSFYRRQQQHQNALTPRKVPRTPVTTKATASSSVGTGRVDFTAANGSDEEDDDEEVSSTAESTSTGTEEGEFLVQEKVKKLLDEVCKQQTIIAQASQALNLCAATIEFSGSTESAEGERHLLVATHRRQAILDEVQRLRVEGCLRSPGAPSEKGRLTVKDITLPLKQEYMRKLAADQISGHNLVCLLKYNETVLATQTAPTLPGLLSVRFPDVLQLSNVFADFKITMEIYGMPASREVLPHEIKYHIAVGKKKAGGGTSKLLHTPKGVKSNSRLIMPPVQSPAGPQAVRSPSLTMYGFIIFSLKEIQRTSWTLNPIAGCASPLDGTVNMRVNCELAVTVDYHGFLTMYEDISGLGAWHRRWCRLQRHTINYWKYPDDEKRKAPIGSIDLQGCSTQRVGVAPRDICSRLNTLMLEFPRPARDDDIESLKIVRHGKTTIERYLLSADSKEERDEWCAHLNKTLALLKAWGSNNSS from the exons ATGGACCCTTTCACTCAG AACATACTAGAGCGCGCAGAAAAACGGGCTGCTGCCCTCGGCATTACGAATACTTCAAAGTTTCCTCTGTCGGAGTTCAATTATGAAACGGACAAACAATCTACGGGAGCATCGCCTAAGAAGAAGGTTGTGGCGAAGAAGCATTCTGCTCCGAAGCCCCCCACCGCGGCAACGAGCGTCGTTTCTACGCGTACGGCAACGGATGGTGAACGTACCACCACGGTGGACATTGGAGGTCAGGATAACTGCGATGTGGCACTGGAAATAAACATCACCACCAGTGCCAACCTGCAGGTCGATCTAGGCGTCAAGGAGTTGGAGAATGATGGAAGTGTTAAAAAGCAGTGGGAACACAACATAGTACGTGCCATTGAGACGGCGGTCGCTGCCGaaggcgaaaaggaaaataatgccGAGACGAGATGCATCATACGTGATCAGTCTCGAAATCAGCTACAGCGTCTTGGCACGCTGTACTCTGATACGCAAGATCTGTCTTCGCCGGTACACCGAACCGAGGGCCGATTTCATGAGGACGTGAAGCAAAGTAACAAGCCGAAACCAAAGCTGGCAAAGCTAGCGATGTTGGCCGATTCGATCAACAATTGGGAGGACGATACGTCTCATCCAGACATTACGCaccatcgcgaaacgatcgtgccgggtagagagaaaaaatcaccaaatCGACTTCAAAGCCCAAAACGCACAGGAGGAGATGCATACGCGGGTACAGGTGCAACTCCGAAGAAGTATCCTGCACCCAATCCGCCAAAATCGATTTTAAGTCCGCATAAACCGGCCGTAAGCGCGGAGGCGTTGGGAGCAACAGGTAAACCGCAGCAAACAAAGAGTCTCAAATGGGATCAAAAGGTAATGGACACACTTGAATCACAAGGTTTCCAAAGGCGCGAATCGACCGCACCAAAACTGGTGTACGATTATAAGGATGaaagggatgggaaaaaaCCCGACAATTTTCGTGCTCCGACGGCATCGTCCGCTAATACTATGTCTCGAGAGCGTAGCTCCACCCAAATGGACAAAGCTGCTGAGAGTAAAAAACCCACAATTGTGcaggaacagaaaaagaatCCCGGGGCAGGGATTGCAGCTCCGAAACAAGGCGGGCTGGTTTCGGGACGGGCAGCCATGTTCGAAAAACCCTCAGGCCGTCGGCAGTCAATTTTAAAACCAGGGCAAAAAGATCCCGCCGAAATGTCGCTTAAAGAACGCATGGCTATATTCGAAAAGAACAAGGGTGCTGCGTTGGTGCCGAAGGCGGCATTCGGCATAAGTCCGTCGATACGACAAATTACCGGAAATAAGGATGGTGGAAAGTCTTCCTCGTCTCCATCTTCATGTGCCGCCATCCAAGGCGCCGGTTTTGGAAGTATTACACAGCAAGCCAAGTTGGTCGCACCGGCGTCACCGCAAAGCAAACCGAAATCGGAACTGGGAAAACCGGCTCCAAAGATTGAAACGAAAGCCACTGGATCGGCCATTCGAAATACAGTGGAGGCGTTGATGTCCGACACCAGCACGATATCGCAATCGGAAATAGCGGAAGAAATTCGTCGTATGCGACAACAAGAGATGGAGATGTTGCTCAATCGCTTTACCAAGCCGTCGGATATGTCTTCGGATACAGTTTCGCATGAATCCCAACCCATCCCGTCTGCCCCTCCGATGCCACCGGAGGGCTACTTGACGGCCAGtggcaagaagaaaaaatccaccgAGAATAACGACAACCATCCTGGATTGCCTACCAAGCGTCGCAGCG ATGGTACGAACGACAGTCCTGGTGTGATTGCTGCCCTAGACGATGTGAAGCGCATCCGAGTGTCGGCAACGAACAAGGATGGTCGTATGTATCCGGCCCTGAGCGACATTGAAACGACCGGAACTGAATCCGGTGATGAGGCTGCTCCAGGTGATGATTACACCACTGCCACCATGTCTGGGTCGGAATCATCGGAGCGTCCCTACCGCACATGCTATGGAAATATAGGCGATGATGCGCATGCTGAGATGGTTGATGAAGAGGAAGATGATTACGACGACGATGAATATGAGCAGCACGAGGTGGATGAGGATGACGACAG TTTCATGTATTCTGACGACGAAGCGAACATCGCGAACGTTAGCCTAGGGCGTGAGATTTTGCAAGCTGTCCAGCTGAATGATCGCCGTTCGAGCCGTGGAAAGCGTCAGAGTCAAAACTGGAACGTAAGTTGC CCAAATGAACAGAATCCTCCGGCCTCGAAAACTGTTTCGTTTGGTCCTGAGCATTCCAACGGGAGCGGAGGTTCGGATCAGCTGGAAGACAGTGATCTGGTCGATGCGTGCCTCGAGGAAGCGTTTGttgacgaagaagaagaggacaGTGAAGCATTCGATACACCT CGTAAGTCGTCAGTTTCGTCCAATAGTTTTTCCTACCAAAAACATTCGGGACACGGTGGCGATCGTTGCGCCACAATTGACGAAGAATCGACCACAAAGGTAACGAATTGTGGTGCGAACAAGCGAAAATCCGCCACTCCGCGTAGAAGCAAAGGTGGTGCGGTCGATTACAGCAGTCCCGTGCGTTCGGAGCTGCAGGTGAAACCAACCGACGATGACAACATGGTAACGCTGGTCCACACCGTCAGCTTTTATCGCcgtcagcagcaacatcaaaaTGCACTAACTCCTCGCAAGGTTCCACGAACTCCTGTAACGACGAAAGCGACAGCATCATCATCCGTTGGCACCGGCAGAGTAGATTTCACAGCAGCAAACGGCTCGGATGAAGAGGATGACGATGAGGAGGTTTCTAGCACTGCTGAATCGACGTCCACCGGCACTGAGGAAGGAGAGTTTCTGGTGCAGGAGAAGGTAAAGAAGCTGTTAGACGAAGTGTGCAAACAGCAGACGATCATTGCCCAGGCCAGTCAGGCACTAAATCTATGTGCTGCTACGATCGAGTTCTCTGGTTCGACGGAATCGGCTGAAGGCGAGCGGCATCTACTTGTTGCAA CTCATCGACGTCAAGCTATTTTGGATGAAGTACAACGGCTCCGAGTGGAAGGTTGTCTTCGGTCACCGGGTGCTCCATCAGAGAAGGGTCGATTAACTGTGAAGGATATTACGCTGCCTCTCAAGCAAGAATACATGCGCAAGCTGGCTGCGGACCAAATAAGCGGCCATAATCTGGTTTGTCTGCTGAAATACAATGAAACCGTATTGGCCACCCAGACGGCACCGACACTGCCTGGGCTACTATCGGTGCGGTTTCCCGACGTGCTGCAGTTGAGTAATGTGTTTGCTGATTTTAAG ATTACAATGGAAATTTACGGAATGCCTGCATCACGAGAGGTGCTTCCGCACGAGATCAAATACCACATCGCTGTAGGCAAAAAGAAGGCCGGTGGAGGCACAAGCAAATTGCTGCACACACCCAAGGGCGTTAAGAGCAACTCCAGGCTTATCATGCCGCCAGTACAGTCTCCTGCCGGTCCGCAAGCAGTCCGATCGCCCTCGCTTACGATGTACGggttcattattttttcgttgaaGGAGATTCAGCGAACAAGCTGGACGCTCAATCCCATCGCTGGATGTGCCAGTCCGCTCGATGGTACGGTCAACATGCGTGTAAATTGCGAACTTGCTGTTACGGTTGACTATCACGGTTTCCTCACCATGTACGAGGACATATCGGGACTGGGCGCGTGGCACCGACGATGGTGTCGGCTGCAACGTCACACGATCAACTACTGGAAGTATCCAGAtgatgaaaagcgaaaggctCCGATCGGTAGCATTGATTTGCAGGGTTGCAGCACGCAACGTGTGGGAGTTGCGCCACGTGATATCTGCTCACGCCTAAACACGCTGATGCTGGAATTCCCGCGTCCCGCTCGGGATGATGACATCGAATCACTGAAAATCGTCCGCCATGGCAAGACCACTATTGAACG GTATTTGCTATCGGCCGATTCAAAGGAAGAACGGGACGAATGGTGCGCCCATCTGAACAAAACTCTAGCACTGCTCAAAGCGTGGGGCTCCAACAACTCCAGTTAG